One genomic region from Arthrobacter sp. YN encodes:
- a CDS encoding VOC family protein, producing MNISLKYAHVTVNDVDESLAFYRDALGFEVRNDVGSDGQRWVTIGSDAQPDLELVLSPPHAGRSQADGDAIQELLTKGVMPMLVFTTDDLDGTFEKLRASGAEVLQEPIDQPWGPRDCAFRDPSGNMIRINQG from the coding sequence ATGAACATTTCATTGAAGTACGCACATGTCACTGTCAACGATGTGGATGAGTCGCTCGCCTTCTACCGCGACGCCCTGGGTTTCGAGGTCCGGAACGACGTCGGCTCCGACGGCCAGCGTTGGGTCACCATCGGCAGCGATGCCCAGCCGGATCTTGAACTGGTCCTTTCCCCGCCGCATGCCGGCCGCTCCCAGGCCGACGGCGACGCCATCCAGGAACTGCTGACCAAGGGCGTCATGCCCATGCTGGTGTTCACCACGGATGATCTGGACGGCACGTTCGAGAAACTCCGTGCGTCCGGAGCCGAGGTACTCCAGGAACCGATCGACCAACCATGGGGTCCGCGCGACTGCGCCTTCCGCGATCCTTCCGGCAACATGATCCGCATCAACCAGGGCTGA
- a CDS encoding 1-phosphofructokinase family hexose kinase — translation MIVTLTANPSLDRTVELPGALARGEVQRAVAVHQESGGKGVNVSRALVASGLDTVAVLPGADSDPVLSGLHDGGVPFAALPIGQALRSNVTLTEPDGVTTKINEPGPELSEEQQEALIGLLLERSRGASWVVLAGSLPPGVPADFYATIARRLRLTPDGTASPSIAIDSSGAPLAASLVGDASGKPDLLKPNAEELAELAAAAGFTSVSTADELEADPAKAAEAAAAVVASGVGAVLATLGSKGAILVTADGAWLATHPPIKAVSTVGAGDSALAGYLLAATQGGSAQDCLRQAVAHGAAAASLPGSTVPAVHQTTPNAVTITALQKDSQ, via the coding sequence ATGATCGTCACCTTGACTGCCAACCCCAGCCTGGACCGCACGGTGGAACTCCCCGGCGCCCTGGCCCGCGGCGAGGTGCAGCGCGCCGTGGCCGTCCATCAGGAATCGGGCGGAAAGGGCGTCAACGTTTCACGGGCGCTCGTGGCCTCCGGCCTCGACACCGTGGCAGTCCTTCCGGGCGCGGATTCGGATCCGGTCCTTTCCGGACTGCACGACGGCGGTGTGCCGTTCGCGGCGCTGCCCATCGGCCAGGCGCTGCGCAGCAATGTCACTCTCACCGAACCGGACGGCGTCACCACCAAGATCAACGAACCCGGCCCGGAGCTGAGCGAGGAACAGCAGGAAGCCCTGATCGGGCTGCTGCTGGAACGCTCCCGTGGCGCGAGCTGGGTGGTCCTCGCAGGTTCGCTCCCACCAGGAGTTCCCGCGGATTTCTACGCCACCATCGCCCGCCGGCTCCGGTTGACCCCGGATGGAACGGCCTCCCCAAGCATCGCCATTGACTCCTCCGGGGCGCCGCTTGCGGCGTCTTTGGTGGGCGATGCCTCCGGGAAGCCGGACCTCCTGAAGCCGAACGCGGAAGAGCTCGCAGAGCTTGCCGCGGCCGCCGGTTTCACCAGCGTCTCCACCGCTGACGAACTGGAAGCAGACCCGGCCAAAGCCGCTGAAGCTGCAGCCGCCGTCGTCGCCAGCGGTGTAGGCGCCGTTCTCGCAACACTCGGGTCCAAAGGAGCAATCCTGGTGACGGCGGACGGAGCGTGGCTGGCCACGCATCCGCCCATCAAAGCCGTCAGCACGGTAGGCGCCGGGGACTCTGCGCTGGCCGGCTACTTGCTGGCTGCAACCCAAGGCGGCTCCGCGCAGGACTGCCTTCGTCAAGCCGTGGCACATGGTGCCGCTGCTGCCTCCCTGCCGGGCTCCACTGTCCCGGCAGTCCACCAGACAACCCCCAATGCCGTAACCATCACGGCCCTCCAGAAGGACTCACAGTGA
- a CDS encoding glutamate--cysteine ligase 2, with translation MRTFGVEEELLIADPADGTPLALAAEILDVAAPLYGEGTGETTRGEAGTDKAGAGSATLKSEFKQEQVEVNSRPCRTAAELRAEIRAGRELSDKAARAVGARVAALATPPVFHATPTLGNQRYTAMGTEFGLISREQLTCGFHVHVSIESPEEGVAVLDRMRHWLPVLLALSANSPFWMGADTGFASYRTQIWNRWPTAGPMDVFGSAEGYQAILSELLGTGVPLDEGMIYFDARLSRGHPTVELRIADVCLYAEDALTIAVIARALVETSAAEWRQGKPASSTLTPVIRMANWKASRFGINQQLLHPLEQRPYPAADVAGALLRHVRVALTRAGDLALARAGVANILRRGTGERLQRQAYSQRRRLSDVVSAAIASTHQDGERSDAGLLSR, from the coding sequence ATGCGCACGTTTGGTGTTGAAGAGGAACTGTTGATCGCGGATCCCGCGGACGGCACGCCTTTGGCGTTGGCCGCAGAGATCCTGGACGTGGCGGCTCCCCTCTACGGAGAAGGAACCGGAGAAACAACCCGCGGGGAGGCCGGCACTGATAAGGCCGGCGCCGGGAGCGCGACGTTGAAGTCGGAGTTCAAACAGGAGCAGGTGGAGGTCAACTCGCGTCCTTGCCGGACTGCGGCCGAACTCAGGGCCGAGATCCGTGCCGGGCGGGAGTTGTCTGACAAGGCCGCGCGGGCCGTGGGCGCGCGCGTTGCGGCGTTGGCCACCCCGCCGGTCTTCCATGCCACACCCACGCTGGGCAACCAGCGGTACACGGCGATGGGGACGGAATTTGGCTTGATTTCGCGTGAGCAGCTCACCTGCGGCTTCCACGTCCACGTGTCCATCGAATCACCGGAAGAAGGGGTTGCCGTCCTTGACCGGATGCGGCACTGGCTGCCCGTCCTCCTGGCCTTGAGCGCCAACTCTCCTTTCTGGATGGGAGCCGACACCGGCTTTGCCAGCTACCGCACGCAGATCTGGAACAGGTGGCCCACGGCCGGCCCCATGGACGTTTTCGGTTCAGCGGAAGGCTACCAGGCGATCCTCTCCGAGCTGTTGGGGACGGGCGTTCCATTGGATGAGGGCATGATCTACTTCGATGCCCGCCTCTCCAGGGGGCACCCCACCGTTGAACTGCGGATCGCCGACGTCTGCCTGTACGCCGAAGACGCCCTCACCATTGCCGTCATTGCCCGTGCCCTGGTGGAGACTTCGGCGGCTGAGTGGCGTCAGGGAAAACCGGCGTCAAGCACATTGACGCCGGTCATCCGCATGGCGAACTGGAAGGCCAGCCGCTTTGGCATCAACCAGCAGTTGCTGCACCCGCTCGAGCAGCGGCCCTATCCCGCCGCGGACGTAGCGGGCGCCCTGCTCCGGCACGTTCGTGTGGCCTTAACAAGGGCCGGCGACCTCGCGCTCGCACGGGCAGGCGTGGCCAACATCCTCCGCCGGGGCACCGGCGAGCGGCTGCAACGCCAGGCGTACAGCCAGCGGCGCCGGCTGTCCGACGTCGTGTCCGCCGCCATCGCGTCGACGCATCAGGATGGCGAAAGGTCCGACGCCGGACTGCTGAGTCGGTGA
- a CDS encoding HPr family phosphocarrier protein, whose amino-acid sequence MPERTATIASRVGLHARPAAIFAEAAGDLDLDVTIARQGEPADDAMDAASILSLMSLGASHGDVVVLRAEGEGADAALDSLVKILETDHDAE is encoded by the coding sequence ATGCCAGAACGTACAGCCACCATCGCAAGCCGCGTCGGCCTCCACGCCCGCCCTGCAGCCATCTTTGCCGAGGCAGCAGGGGACCTGGACCTCGATGTCACCATCGCACGCCAGGGCGAACCCGCCGATGACGCCATGGACGCCGCCAGCATCTTGTCCCTGATGAGCCTGGGCGCCTCCCACGGTGACGTGGTGGTGCTGCGCGCCGAAGGTGAAGGTGCCGACGCCGCCCTGGACAGCCTGGTGAAGATCCTGGAAACGGACCACGACGCCGAGTAG
- a CDS encoding TetR/AcrR family transcriptional regulator, which translates to MPRRIDAEARTAAIAEASLRVLERDGLQGLSVRGVAAEAGIAAASLRRAFATQHALREYCLQLIEDRVTARVSALELTGRALVDALLLQLLPLDKERRLELVAQVQLGVLSLTDSELRPAATRLSDAVERACRAAVQILAETGQFHAERDPEYEAQRLRALLDGIAMHGLWSGELPESSQMPGMLARHLDELAGP; encoded by the coding sequence ATGCCCCGGAGAATCGACGCAGAGGCACGCACCGCAGCGATTGCGGAGGCTTCGTTACGTGTCCTTGAACGTGATGGGCTCCAGGGTCTGTCCGTGCGTGGGGTCGCAGCGGAAGCGGGCATCGCCGCCGCTTCGTTGCGGCGGGCCTTTGCCACGCAGCATGCCCTCAGGGAGTACTGCCTGCAACTCATTGAGGACCGGGTCACCGCCAGGGTCTCCGCGCTTGAGCTGACCGGCCGCGCCCTGGTTGATGCGTTGTTGCTGCAGTTGCTCCCTCTCGACAAAGAGCGGCGCTTGGAACTGGTGGCACAAGTCCAACTCGGCGTTCTGTCCCTTACCGACAGTGAGCTTCGTCCTGCTGCGACCAGGCTAAGCGACGCAGTAGAGCGCGCATGCCGCGCAGCTGTGCAAATCCTGGCTGAAACGGGTCAGTTCCACGCGGAGCGCGATCCAGAGTATGAAGCCCAGCGGCTACGTGCACTTCTTGACGGAATCGCGATGCATGGGTTGTGGAGTGGGGAGCTGCCGGAGTCGAGCCAGATGCCCGGCATGCTTGCTCGCCATCTCGACGAGCTCGCCGGTCCATAA
- a CDS encoding PTS fructose transporter subunit IIABC, giving the protein MTQLITTQLVTLDQNLGDSPADVIRVLAGKVAATGRASEVEGLFTDAFAREQKTATGVPGGIAIPHCRSAAVQEPALAMARLSHKVDFGAKDGPADLIFFIAAPDGADQEHLKLLSKLARSLIKKDFTAALRAAATEQDIVDLVDGALADKPAAAPAEAAPAAATSGAVAAGTTAAAAPKRIVAVTACPTGIAHTYMAADSLVAAAKEMGVDLQVETQGSSGAKPLDPAVIAAADAVIFAVDVDVRGKERFAGKPVINAPVKRGIDEPTKMVQEALAAAEDPRARRVPHAGAEEQAERAEEEKGEHIGQKLKRALLTGVSYMIPFVAGGGLLIALGFLLGGYDITEVADKVVLENNFGNLPEGGLAIYLGAVLFKIGALSMSFLVPALAGYIAYAIADRPGIAPGFVAGAVSGFMGAGFLGGIVGGLLAGYVAHLIGTWQVPRWLRGLMPVVIIPLLASIVASGLMFLVLGGPIAGLTVALNNWLTGMSGASAVVLGIILGLMMCFDLGGPVNKVAYAFAVAGLSAGSADNQAPWLIMGTVMAAGMVPPLAMALATVLNKKLFTLNERENGKAAWLLGASFISEGAIPFAAADPLRVIPASMVGGALTGALCMATGVTSQAPHGGFFVFFAIGNLPMFIIAIVAGMVVSALAVIALKRFAVKKPVEAEAAPATASV; this is encoded by the coding sequence GTGACCCAGCTGATCACAACCCAATTGGTCACCCTCGACCAAAACCTGGGCGACTCCCCTGCCGACGTCATCCGCGTCCTGGCCGGCAAAGTTGCCGCCACCGGCCGTGCTTCCGAGGTTGAAGGGCTCTTTACCGACGCCTTCGCCCGCGAGCAGAAGACCGCAACCGGCGTCCCCGGCGGCATCGCCATCCCGCACTGCCGCTCTGCTGCGGTCCAGGAGCCTGCCTTGGCCATGGCCCGGCTGTCCCACAAGGTGGACTTCGGCGCCAAGGACGGCCCGGCAGACCTGATCTTCTTCATCGCAGCCCCGGATGGCGCGGACCAGGAACACCTGAAGCTGCTGTCCAAGCTGGCCCGGTCCCTCATTAAAAAGGACTTCACGGCAGCACTGCGTGCGGCTGCCACCGAGCAGGACATCGTGGACCTCGTGGACGGCGCCTTGGCGGACAAGCCTGCAGCTGCGCCCGCCGAGGCTGCACCCGCTGCTGCCACTTCGGGCGCTGTTGCTGCCGGCACGACGGCGGCTGCCGCACCCAAGCGCATTGTGGCCGTGACCGCTTGCCCCACAGGCATTGCACACACGTACATGGCTGCTGACTCGCTGGTTGCCGCGGCCAAGGAGATGGGCGTTGACCTGCAGGTGGAGACCCAGGGTTCCTCAGGCGCCAAGCCGCTGGACCCTGCTGTGATTGCAGCAGCCGACGCGGTGATCTTCGCCGTCGACGTTGATGTTCGCGGCAAGGAGCGCTTCGCCGGCAAGCCGGTCATCAACGCTCCCGTCAAGCGTGGCATCGACGAACCCACCAAGATGGTCCAGGAAGCACTTGCAGCTGCTGAGGACCCCCGCGCACGCCGCGTTCCCCATGCCGGCGCCGAAGAGCAGGCTGAGCGTGCCGAGGAGGAGAAGGGTGAACACATTGGCCAGAAGCTGAAGCGTGCGCTCCTCACCGGCGTCAGCTACATGATTCCGTTCGTTGCCGGCGGTGGTCTGCTGATCGCGCTGGGCTTCCTGCTGGGCGGCTACGACATCACCGAAGTAGCGGACAAGGTGGTGCTGGAGAACAACTTCGGCAACCTGCCTGAAGGTGGCCTTGCCATCTACCTCGGTGCGGTCCTGTTCAAGATCGGTGCCCTGTCCATGAGCTTCCTGGTCCCGGCACTGGCTGGATACATCGCCTACGCCATCGCCGACCGGCCCGGTATCGCCCCCGGCTTCGTCGCCGGTGCCGTATCAGGCTTTATGGGTGCAGGGTTCCTCGGCGGTATCGTCGGCGGCCTCCTGGCCGGCTACGTCGCGCATCTGATCGGAACCTGGCAGGTACCCCGCTGGCTCCGTGGCTTGATGCCCGTGGTCATCATCCCGCTGCTGGCCTCCATCGTTGCGTCCGGCTTGATGTTCCTGGTCCTCGGCGGTCCCATTGCCGGCCTTACGGTAGCTCTCAACAACTGGCTCACCGGCATGAGTGGCGCATCGGCTGTAGTTCTCGGCATCATCCTTGGCCTCATGATGTGCTTCGACCTCGGCGGTCCGGTCAACAAGGTTGCCTACGCCTTCGCAGTTGCCGGCCTGAGCGCGGGCAGCGCAGACAACCAGGCTCCGTGGCTGATCATGGGCACAGTGATGGCAGCCGGCATGGTTCCGCCGCTGGCCATGGCCCTTGCCACGGTCCTGAACAAGAAACTCTTCACCCTCAACGAGCGTGAAAACGGTAAGGCGGCCTGGCTGCTGGGTGCATCCTTCATCTCCGAAGGCGCCATTCCCTTCGCTGCAGCAGACCCCCTGCGCGTCATTCCCGCCAGCATGGTGGGCGGCGCCCTGACCGGTGCACTCTGCATGGCCACGGGAGTAACTTCCCAGGCTCCCCACGGCGGTTTCTTCGTCTTCTTCGCCATTGGCAACCTGCCGATGTTCATCATCGCCATCGTGGCTGGAATGGTGGTCAGCGCGCTGGCCGTCATCGCCCTCAAGCGCTTTGCCGTCAAAAAGCCGGTGGAAGCGGAAGCCGCGCCGGCAACCGCCAGCGTCTAA
- a CDS encoding GAF and ANTAR domain-containing protein, with amino-acid sequence MSEMNVDLVLPDAASAPDDDSVPDRLQDLVIDSEDVGGFLGELAVFSAAAVSQAVGMPVHCGITLSRRRRTATVAGSTPEARLIDEIQQAYGDGPCLEAMRSRATVHVPDTSTEARWSEYCAVIAARGHLSALCVPLELDEGATAALNFFAPHAGVYDEATIRNCELYASQAERSLRLAVRIGVKQQHADDLQDAMQSRTVIDLASGIIMGQNRCTQEEAFQILKKASSTRNQKLREVAESLVKGVANQAPVAHFEP; translated from the coding sequence ATGAGCGAAATGAACGTTGACTTGGTGCTGCCTGATGCCGCCTCAGCGCCTGACGACGATTCGGTACCTGACCGTCTTCAAGACCTTGTCATCGACAGCGAGGACGTGGGCGGATTCCTGGGAGAACTAGCGGTCTTTTCGGCAGCGGCTGTGTCCCAGGCCGTTGGCATGCCTGTGCACTGCGGCATCACCCTGAGCCGGCGACGACGTACGGCAACGGTGGCCGGGAGCACCCCCGAAGCCAGGTTGATCGACGAAATTCAGCAGGCATACGGTGATGGGCCGTGCCTGGAAGCGATGCGAAGCCGTGCCACCGTGCACGTTCCGGACACCTCCACCGAAGCGCGGTGGTCGGAGTACTGCGCCGTCATCGCCGCGCGAGGCCATCTTTCAGCCCTCTGCGTCCCTCTGGAGTTGGACGAAGGAGCTACTGCTGCGCTGAACTTCTTCGCCCCCCATGCCGGCGTCTACGACGAAGCCACCATCCGAAACTGCGAGCTGTACGCCAGCCAGGCCGAACGCTCGCTGCGGTTGGCCGTGCGCATCGGAGTGAAGCAGCAGCACGCTGACGATCTCCAGGACGCCATGCAATCCCGGACCGTCATTGACCTTGCCAGCGGAATCATCATGGGGCAGAATCGCTGCACCCAGGAAGAGGCGTTCCAGATTCTGAAGAAGGCCTCCAGCACCCGGAACCAGAAGCTGCGGGAGGTTGCAGAGTCACTGGTCAAGGGTGTGGCCAATCAGGCTCCTGTTGCCCATTTCGAGCCCTGA
- a CDS encoding DeoR/GlpR family DNA-binding transcription regulator, producing MFAEERQQLISALVAERGRVSVTDLADRFSITTETIRRDLAALEVSGNLRRVHGGAVPSDRLSTREESILERAVQRQVEKLRIANAALGLIPELTTGSILLDAGSTTETLADLLAQRTPAANGNDELVVITHAIPIAGKLSSTPGIALQILGGRVRGLTQAAVGQSTVEAAYKLRPDIAFVGANGIHATFGLSTPDPEEAAVKAAFVTSARRVVALADSSKLDSETLVQFATLKDVDTLITDSQPSAELAAALADAGVDVVIA from the coding sequence GTGTTCGCCGAAGAACGCCAGCAACTGATCTCCGCACTCGTCGCAGAGCGCGGACGGGTGAGCGTCACAGACCTTGCCGACCGTTTCAGCATCACCACTGAGACAATCCGTCGCGACCTCGCGGCCCTCGAAGTCTCCGGAAACCTCCGCCGCGTCCATGGCGGTGCAGTACCTTCCGACCGCCTGAGCACCCGCGAGGAAAGCATCCTTGAGCGGGCGGTACAGCGCCAGGTGGAGAAACTCCGCATCGCCAACGCAGCCCTCGGGCTGATCCCGGAGCTCACAACGGGCAGCATCCTGCTGGACGCAGGTTCCACCACGGAAACCCTGGCAGACCTGCTGGCCCAGCGGACACCCGCGGCCAACGGAAACGATGAACTCGTGGTGATTACCCACGCCATTCCCATCGCAGGCAAACTTTCCTCCACGCCGGGCATAGCACTGCAAATCCTTGGCGGCCGGGTCCGCGGACTGACGCAAGCCGCCGTCGGGCAGTCCACGGTGGAAGCCGCTTACAAACTTCGCCCGGACATCGCTTTTGTGGGTGCCAACGGTATCCATGCAACCTTCGGCCTCAGCACCCCCGATCCTGAGGAAGCGGCGGTAAAAGCCGCTTTCGTCACCTCTGCCCGCCGCGTAGTGGCCCTGGCCGACTCTTCCAAGCTGGACTCCGAAACGCTGGTCCAGTTCGCCACTTTGAAGGATGTTGACACCTTGATTACAGACAGCCAACCGTCCGCAGAACTCGCCGCGGCCTTGGCCGACGCCGGCGTAGACGTGGTGATCGCATGA